A portion of the Acidobacteriaceae bacterium genome contains these proteins:
- a CDS encoding retron St85 family effector protein, protein MKTWIEEPRLRSACERIVKSLSPDHYRFRRISPVVFICGGLNSKPRNRLRDYLQKRRPELQIFYAERVWELISSNPGLGALKMESDLAALSDMVVIIVESAGTFAELGAFSHVEALRKKLLPIVDIEYKVANSFINTGPIRWIDQESDFRPTIWTKQAQILECAPELESKIDTIPKPKPTKVSDLVNSRKHLLFFLCDLVAVIAPATIEGIDYFMGKIAPSAPTADLELTLLVGLAEAMGLLRKDAIATAGGSTTIFFSPAKTDALQHPYHRIRMVNLPELRAEFISGLLTIPEAVKAMREVDSKR, encoded by the coding sequence ATGAAAACGTGGATCGAGGAGCCGAGGTTGCGCTCGGCGTGCGAACGGATCGTGAAGTCCTTGAGTCCGGATCACTACCGCTTCAGGCGTATCTCGCCTGTCGTTTTCATTTGCGGTGGGCTCAACAGCAAACCCCGAAACAGGCTTCGCGACTACCTCCAGAAACGGAGGCCGGAGTTGCAGATCTTCTACGCCGAACGGGTGTGGGAGCTGATCTCATCTAATCCCGGCCTTGGCGCCCTGAAGATGGAATCCGATCTAGCGGCTTTGTCCGACATGGTGGTCATCATCGTCGAGAGCGCTGGCACCTTTGCGGAGCTGGGCGCCTTCTCACATGTCGAAGCTCTCCGCAAGAAGCTGCTGCCGATCGTGGACATCGAGTACAAGGTTGCAAACTCGTTCATCAACACCGGCCCTATCCGCTGGATCGACCAAGAGTCTGACTTCCGGCCGACGATCTGGACGAAGCAGGCCCAGATACTCGAGTGCGCGCCTGAGCTTGAAAGCAAGATCGACACGATCCCCAAGCCGAAGCCGACAAAGGTGTCCGACCTGGTCAACAGCCGCAAGCACCTCCTGTTCTTCCTCTGTGACCTTGTGGCGGTGATCGCCCCGGCCACGATCGAGGGCATCGACTACTTCATGGGAAAGATTGCGCCCAGCGCTCCCACAGCCGATCTGGAACTCACGCTGCTCGTTGGGCTCGCGGAGGCGATGGGGCTTCTGCGCAAGGACGCCATAGCAACAGCTGGCGGCTCCACTACGATCTTCTTTTCGCCGGCCAAGACGGATGCGCTGCAGCACCCGTATCACCGCATCAGGATGGTCAACCTGCCCGAACTGCGAGCCGAATTCATCTCGGGTTTGCTCACGATTCCGGAGGCGGTTAAGGCGATGAGGGAGGTGGATTCGAAACGATGA
- the xylA gene encoding xylose isomerase, translating to MSDTVFSPFPTVKYEGPDSNNTLAYQWYDADRVVLGKPLKEHLRFAVAYWHSLAMVGSDPFGGPTINRPWNTAGDPIALAKVKADAAFDLFRVLDLPFFCWHDADIAPAADTLAGTLKNFHTMIDYLEEKMTSCSTKVLWGTANLFSHPRFMAGASTNPDPEVFAWSAATVKNCLDATKRLGGSNYVLWGGREGYETLLNTNMKQELHQMGRFLSMVVDYKHKIGFDGQILIEPKPKEPTSHQYDFDAATVYGFLKTFGLENEVRVNLEANHATLAGHSFEHEIATAGAFGILGSLDINRGDALLGWDTDQFPNDLWTMSMSMYQVIKAGGLGKGGCNFDAKVRRQSFTAEDMVHAHVGGADLCARAFLTAAKIIEDGRYDALLQERYADWETADAQAIFSGKLTLEQLEQKALASGTKPEPRSGKQEQIENLLARLIYSDKL from the coding sequence TTGTCCGACACCGTCTTCAGTCCGTTTCCCACCGTCAAGTACGAAGGCCCCGATAGCAACAACACGCTTGCCTACCAGTGGTACGACGCCGACCGCGTCGTCCTCGGCAAGCCGCTCAAGGAGCACCTCCGCTTTGCCGTCGCTTACTGGCACTCCCTCGCCATGGTTGGCTCCGACCCCTTCGGCGGCCCCACGATCAACCGCCCCTGGAACACCGCGGGCGATCCCATCGCGCTCGCCAAGGTCAAAGCCGACGCCGCGTTTGACCTCTTCCGCGTCCTCGATCTGCCCTTCTTCTGCTGGCACGACGCCGACATCGCTCCCGCCGCCGACACCCTCGCCGGTACGCTGAAGAACTTCCACACCATGATTGACTACCTCGAAGAGAAGATGACCTCATGCTCCACGAAGGTCCTCTGGGGTACGGCCAATCTCTTCTCCCATCCGCGCTTTATGGCCGGTGCTTCGACCAATCCTGACCCCGAAGTCTTCGCCTGGTCTGCGGCGACGGTCAAGAACTGCCTCGACGCCACCAAGCGCCTCGGCGGCTCCAACTACGTTCTCTGGGGTGGTCGCGAAGGCTACGAGACCCTGCTCAACACCAACATGAAGCAGGAGCTGCACCAGATGGGCCGCTTCCTCTCCATGGTCGTCGACTACAAACACAAGATTGGCTTCGACGGCCAGATCCTCATCGAGCCCAAGCCCAAGGAACCGACCTCGCACCAGTACGACTTCGACGCCGCCACGGTCTACGGCTTCCTCAAGACCTTCGGCCTCGAAAACGAGGTTCGCGTAAACCTCGAAGCCAACCACGCTACGCTCGCCGGCCACAGCTTCGAGCACGAGATCGCCACCGCCGGTGCCTTCGGTATCCTTGGCTCGCTCGACATCAACCGCGGCGATGCGCTCCTCGGCTGGGACACCGACCAGTTCCCGAACGACCTCTGGACCATGTCCATGAGCATGTACCAGGTCATCAAGGCCGGTGGTCTGGGCAAGGGTGGTTGCAACTTCGACGCCAAGGTCCGCCGCCAGAGCTTCACCGCGGAGGACATGGTCCACGCTCACGTGGGAGGAGCCGACCTCTGCGCCCGGGCCTTCCTCACGGCTGCCAAGATCATCGAAGACGGTCGCTACGATGCTCTTCTGCAGGAGCGTTACGCAGACTGGGAAACGGCAGACGCGCAGGCGATCTTCTCCGGCAAGCTCACCCTCGAGCAGCTGGAGCAAAAGGCGCTGGCCTCCGGAACGAAGCCTGAGCCTCGCTCCGGCAAGCAGGAGCAGATCGAAAATCTGCTCGCCCGACTCATTTACTCCGACAAGCTCTAA
- a CDS encoding transporter substrate-binding domain-containing protein gives MLRHVLLAGALVLSASHLTAQNSAAPATATGDAVARIAATHTLVCGIDQSEAEYTLDEDHGPRVAFDQQMCRAVAVAIAGVDAKVEFKGYPDEETALADLRAGEIDLVPSVTINVSHRADATLELTQTVLIDGVGLLVPTKTHITTAKELSGRKVCFLAETEHEAVLQTAFAARGINLLPYPFQEEGEMEAAYSSGNCVAIGADRTRLAAIRVSFGEDAKDHLLLPDHFDDEPMAMATRATDAHLRRIADSVLAVLLSGEEVRTTEPHVDSLLRQRLSGKTLELGHPLGLRATWAAEVLATVGDYGEIYERTLGSDSPMQLPRGINRLCSQGGALCATQLK, from the coding sequence ATGTTGCGTCACGTCCTCCTCGCAGGCGCGCTCGTCCTCAGCGCGAGCCATCTCACCGCGCAGAACTCGGCCGCACCAGCCACCGCAACAGGCGACGCGGTCGCACGTATCGCCGCAACCCACACGCTCGTCTGCGGCATCGACCAGAGCGAAGCCGAGTACACGCTGGACGAAGATCACGGCCCTCGCGTGGCGTTTGATCAGCAGATGTGCCGCGCCGTTGCTGTCGCCATCGCAGGCGTCGACGCGAAGGTCGAGTTCAAAGGCTATCCCGATGAAGAGACCGCACTGGCCGACCTTCGCGCTGGCGAAATCGACCTCGTCCCCAGCGTAACGATCAATGTCTCGCACCGCGCCGATGCCACGCTGGAGCTGACGCAGACCGTGCTGATCGACGGCGTCGGCCTGCTGGTGCCGACGAAGACGCACATCACCACCGCAAAGGAACTCAGCGGTAGAAAAGTCTGCTTCCTCGCCGAAACCGAGCACGAAGCCGTGCTGCAGACCGCCTTTGCCGCGCGCGGCATCAACCTCCTCCCCTATCCGTTCCAGGAAGAGGGCGAGATGGAAGCCGCCTACAGCTCCGGCAACTGCGTCGCCATTGGCGCGGACCGCACGCGGCTCGCAGCCATTCGCGTGAGCTTTGGTGAAGATGCCAAAGACCACCTGCTGCTGCCCGATCACTTCGACGACGAGCCAATGGCGATGGCGACGCGCGCCACCGACGCACACCTGCGCCGCATCGCCGACTCCGTCCTTGCGGTCCTGCTCTCCGGCGAAGAGGTCCGCACAACAGAGCCCCACGTCGACTCTCTTCTCCGTCAGCGCCTCAGCGGCAAAACGCTCGAACTCGGCCACCCGCTGGGCCTTCGCGCAACCTGGGCCGCAGAGGTGCTCGCCACGGTCGGCGACTACGGCGAGATCTACGAGCGCACGCTCGGCTCCGACTCTCCGATGCAACTGCCACGCGGCATCAACCGCCTGTGCTCCCAGGGCGGCGCCCTCTGCGCTACGCAGCTGAAGTAA
- a CDS encoding MurR/RpiR family transcriptional regulator, whose translation MKRTLPEPSPIADQVAKHRSALSPRRQEILSPIFDNPKEFVLLSVRACAERLQTDSAFLLRVVQQLGFASYGDFKKYLHDLSLSNATTYERMQQTGGSSSSLDNVLDASLRGGIENLQALEATLDRARLVALSRRMHAARRILILGGDLSGAVGEYLQYQLTMLGLSPQLLRSTGEMIHAVRSVEKQDVVIGITFRRGLRCTVDALREARQRGAHCAAITNAASSAAARYSDDVFLAGIEGSSLRSTFVAPFALIDVLVAACANVKRRKVLKLMSEASDEQVNGYRWFQD comes from the coding sequence GTGAAACGTACTCTGCCCGAGCCGTCCCCTATCGCAGACCAGGTAGCAAAACATCGTTCCGCACTCAGCCCACGTCGGCAAGAGATCCTCAGCCCCATCTTCGACAACCCCAAAGAGTTCGTTCTGCTCTCTGTGCGCGCCTGCGCCGAACGCCTGCAGACAGACTCCGCCTTCCTGCTGCGCGTCGTGCAGCAACTGGGCTTTGCGTCCTACGGCGACTTCAAGAAGTACCTGCACGACCTCTCGCTCTCCAACGCCACCACATACGAACGCATGCAGCAGACCGGCGGCTCAAGCAGCTCGCTCGATAACGTGCTGGACGCCTCGCTGCGCGGTGGGATCGAAAATCTGCAAGCCCTGGAAGCGACGCTCGACAGAGCACGCCTCGTCGCACTCTCACGCAGAATGCACGCGGCGCGCCGCATCCTGATCCTTGGTGGCGACCTCTCCGGCGCAGTGGGTGAGTACCTGCAGTACCAGCTGACGATGCTCGGCCTCTCGCCTCAACTGCTTCGCAGCACAGGCGAGATGATCCACGCGGTCCGCTCCGTCGAGAAGCAGGATGTCGTCATTGGCATCACGTTTCGCCGCGGCCTGCGCTGCACCGTCGACGCCCTTCGCGAAGCCCGCCAACGTGGCGCTCACTGCGCGGCAATCACCAACGCGGCCAGCAGTGCAGCTGCGCGCTACAGCGACGACGTCTTCCTCGCGGGCATTGAAGGCTCATCTCTGCGCAGCACTTTCGTCGCGCCGTTTGCGCTCATCGACGTGCTGGTAGCTGCCTGCGCCAACGTGAAGCGCAGGAAGGTACTGAAGCTGATGAGCGAAGCAAGCGACGAGCAGGTGAACGGCTATCGCTGGTTTCAGGATTAG
- a CDS encoding Ig-like domain repeat protein, with protein sequence MPLSSRKLTAKSYVLKALCLLGLSFATANAVQAQSATAFPTTTAVGTTSAALTVTIPLTVSGIGPGAVASTQGATTSDFTAVPGTGSCALGVYLAGGSCTTNVTFKPLYPGLRVGVVEVLSSDGQVLGQALVSGMATGSLAVLKPGRIDTVVGSGDWIYRGDNVVATLAQIFLPMGIVSDAAGNLYISDSNNNRVRKVNATTNMIITVAGNGTPGYSGDNGLATSASISSPSGIVLDGAGDIFFEDSVNMCVRRVDAVSGIITTVAGTCGVQGYSGDGAAATKATLSLPEGLAMGTDGSLYISDTGNNVVRKVAAGTGVITTIAGTSVSGYSGDGGKATAAQLASPWGIALGSDGSLYVADLTNNRIRKIDPSGVITTVAGNGNRTFDGDGGSGPAAALNAPAGVALDPAGNIYIGDSGNNRVREISVATGLINTIVGTDSESFGGDGGAANVASLYGPYALWIDQTGQLFIADMFHNRIRRVTAAAVPLIYDTIRVGKTSAPQAVGLENDGNATLNVSGFAFDQSAIDSATTTCAVGTLAIGVQCNLGVEFAPTTVGDTVTGTLTVNSDAGNTPAIVTLTGDVLTVNPTAITVATSGTPSMFGASVTFTASITTDATTALTGTIDFKDGTTTICQAVTVANNGAACSTSQLALGTHSITAVYSGDNENAAATSPALQQVVKQQATVALTVSPSPGVVTQSVSMSATVTAASGTASGTVTFNSDGSAVGSATLASGIASINISTLTVGTHTITAVYSGDTTNASATSPQVSEVIALASTATTESSDKTELPVGSTVTFGATVTGTATTAPTGTVQFLDGANSIGSGTLSSSKTSFATSALTPGTHSIKASYTGDTNNDVSMSAPISVVVDQIPTATTLVSDSTPANAAAIVTFTATVTATTSATGAGTLTGTVTFMDGGTTLGTAQLDANGKATFQSSTLSVATHSITAKFGGNTNYSASTSTAVSEVVNKTATTTTLSVTSTGLAGKSVALSAQVTSATGIPTGTVTFSDGATTLGTGTVSATGAATFSTTTLGVGNHSITASYGGDTNYNSSISSSSPEVIALATPTLTLSGPTGSVNAGVAATFTSVIASTGVTPTGTITLLDAGASVSTQTVAATNNFSLSTLAVGPHSLTVSYGGDGNNAKAVSNAVAVTITQGSTATSLTTSKTPQTLGSSVTFSAVVTSPSPNITGTVSFYDGGTLLGSPAVDSTTGAASLATSALTFGGHTITAKYSGDSNHTLSSSVALQQQIVQPTTSVITSSLNPAVSGASVTFTAHLSGAISTAPSGAVTFLDGATTLGAGTLDASGTATFTTTALAVGPHSISISYAGDTNYATTTSSVLTQTITNADTQVLLTASANPATYGAPVVLTAAITSNGGLATGKVNFVEGSTILGTAVLDGTGVGTLSISTLAPGTHTISANYLGDGKAAASASTPLTLVVRQATSVTLTSNANPALTLSSITFTATVANAGQDVAAGVVTFTDGSTTLGSATLDGTGNAVLTLPLLAAGSHAVIATYAGNGTNFAATSPTITQVVNLRATSTTLTATTDPNNSQQVTLIAVVRYTGPSVPTGSMTFMNGSNDRGYGDGR encoded by the coding sequence ATGCCTCTTTCTTCCCGGAAGCTGACCGCTAAGTCGTATGTCTTGAAGGCTTTATGTCTTCTTGGCTTGTCCTTCGCCACAGCGAACGCCGTTCAGGCGCAATCTGCCACAGCCTTTCCCACCACCACCGCCGTCGGCACGACGTCAGCTGCGCTGACGGTCACGATCCCGCTGACTGTTTCGGGTATAGGACCTGGTGCTGTGGCCTCCACGCAGGGGGCGACGACTTCGGATTTCACGGCTGTCCCCGGCACTGGAAGCTGTGCGCTTGGCGTGTATCTTGCGGGCGGTAGTTGCACCACCAACGTTACGTTCAAGCCGCTGTACCCCGGGCTTCGTGTCGGCGTGGTCGAGGTGCTTTCATCTGATGGCCAGGTTCTCGGGCAGGCGCTTGTCAGTGGAATGGCGACGGGCAGCCTCGCAGTATTGAAGCCCGGCCGGATTGATACCGTGGTGGGCAGCGGTGACTGGATTTATCGCGGCGATAACGTGGTGGCAACCCTGGCGCAGATCTTTCTGCCGATGGGCATCGTTTCGGACGCTGCAGGCAATTTGTACATCTCGGACAGTAATAACAACCGCGTTCGTAAGGTGAATGCGACGACAAACATGATTATCACGGTGGCCGGAAACGGCACGCCGGGCTACTCCGGAGACAACGGTCTCGCCACGTCTGCCAGCATTTCTTCGCCTTCCGGCATTGTGCTCGACGGCGCTGGCGATATCTTCTTCGAGGACTCGGTGAATATGTGCGTTCGCCGTGTCGATGCCGTTAGCGGCATCATCACAACGGTTGCCGGAACCTGTGGTGTGCAGGGCTACTCCGGCGACGGTGCGGCTGCCACCAAAGCGACGCTATCGCTGCCCGAAGGCCTTGCCATGGGCACCGACGGTTCGCTCTACATCTCAGATACCGGCAACAATGTTGTGCGCAAGGTGGCTGCAGGAACGGGTGTCATCACGACCATTGCCGGTACGTCTGTGTCCGGCTACTCTGGCGACGGCGGAAAGGCTACTGCTGCTCAACTGGCCTCTCCCTGGGGGATTGCGCTTGGCTCAGACGGCTCGCTTTATGTTGCCGATCTCACCAACAACCGCATCCGTAAGATCGATCCCAGCGGCGTGATCACGACCGTGGCTGGAAACGGAAACCGCACGTTCGATGGTGATGGTGGCTCAGGGCCCGCCGCTGCGCTGAACGCCCCTGCAGGCGTCGCACTTGACCCGGCCGGAAATATCTACATCGGCGATTCGGGCAACAATCGCGTACGCGAAATCTCCGTCGCGACGGGGCTTATCAATACCATCGTGGGCACGGATAGCGAAAGTTTTGGCGGTGATGGTGGTGCTGCCAACGTCGCCAGCCTCTACGGCCCCTATGCGCTGTGGATTGATCAGACCGGTCAGCTTTTCATCGCGGATATGTTCCATAACCGTATTCGCCGCGTTACCGCAGCGGCGGTTCCGCTGATCTATGACACGATTCGCGTGGGCAAGACGTCCGCTCCTCAAGCCGTCGGACTGGAAAATGACGGTAACGCCACGCTCAACGTGAGTGGCTTTGCGTTCGACCAGTCGGCAATCGATTCCGCTACAACAACTTGCGCTGTTGGCACGCTCGCTATTGGTGTTCAATGCAATCTCGGCGTAGAGTTTGCTCCGACCACGGTTGGCGATACCGTTACCGGAACGCTTACGGTGAACTCCGACGCGGGCAACACTCCGGCGATCGTCACGCTTACCGGTGATGTGCTTACGGTGAACCCGACGGCGATTACGGTTGCGACCAGCGGAACTCCCAGCATGTTCGGTGCGAGCGTCACCTTTACGGCGAGCATCACAACGGACGCAACAACAGCCCTCACCGGTACGATCGACTTCAAGGATGGAACGACGACGATCTGCCAGGCGGTCACTGTAGCGAACAATGGTGCAGCGTGCAGTACCTCGCAACTCGCGCTGGGAACGCACTCGATCACGGCTGTTTACTCTGGCGATAATGAAAATGCCGCGGCCACGTCTCCTGCTCTGCAGCAGGTGGTCAAGCAGCAGGCCACGGTGGCCCTCACGGTTTCGCCAAGCCCCGGCGTTGTGACGCAGTCGGTCAGCATGTCGGCGACGGTAACGGCAGCCAGCGGAACAGCGAGCGGCACGGTGACGTTCAACTCGGACGGTTCTGCTGTCGGGTCGGCAACCTTGGCTTCAGGCATTGCGAGCATCAACATCTCGACGCTGACCGTAGGGACGCATACGATCACAGCCGTTTACTCTGGCGACACCACGAATGCTTCGGCTACGTCGCCGCAGGTGAGCGAAGTCATCGCACTCGCTTCCACGGCAACGACCGAGTCGTCTGACAAGACGGAGCTTCCTGTCGGCAGCACGGTTACGTTCGGCGCAACCGTTACCGGCACGGCGACGACAGCGCCTACGGGGACTGTGCAGTTCCTCGATGGAGCAAACTCTATCGGAAGCGGAACGCTTAGCTCTTCGAAGACAAGTTTCGCGACGTCCGCACTTACGCCGGGCACGCACAGCATCAAGGCGTCGTACACCGGAGATACGAATAACGACGTCAGCATGTCTGCGCCGATCTCGGTGGTGGTTGATCAAATTCCAACGGCAACGACGCTTGTTTCGGACTCAACTCCTGCGAACGCGGCAGCGATCGTCACCTTTACGGCGACGGTTACGGCCACGACTTCTGCGACGGGTGCGGGGACGCTCACCGGCACGGTCACCTTTATGGACGGAGGCACGACGCTCGGAACCGCGCAGCTTGATGCAAATGGAAAAGCGACGTTCCAAAGCAGCACGCTTTCAGTCGCTACGCACTCCATCACGGCGAAGTTTGGCGGCAACACGAACTACTCGGCCAGCACATCCACTGCCGTTAGTGAAGTGGTGAACAAGACCGCGACGACGACAACGCTCAGTGTTACGAGCACGGGGCTGGCGGGCAAGAGCGTCGCGCTCTCCGCTCAGGTCACCAGCGCGACCGGCATTCCTACCGGCACGGTCACCTTCTCTGACGGTGCGACCACGCTGGGTACCGGTACGGTCTCTGCGACGGGAGCGGCCACTTTCTCCACGACGACGCTTGGCGTTGGCAATCACTCGATCACTGCCAGCTACGGTGGCGACACGAACTATAACTCCAGCATCTCTTCGTCGAGCCCCGAGGTGATCGCACTCGCTACCCCGACGCTGACGCTTTCCGGTCCAACTGGTAGCGTGAACGCAGGTGTTGCTGCAACGTTCACCTCCGTGATTGCTTCGACCGGTGTCACTCCAACGGGCACCATTACTCTGCTGGATGCCGGAGCGAGCGTTTCCACGCAAACTGTTGCGGCAACCAATAACTTCTCTCTCTCAACACTTGCGGTCGGTCCGCATTCGCTCACGGTCAGCTATGGTGGCGACGGAAACAACGCAAAAGCTGTTTCGAACGCTGTTGCGGTGACCATTACGCAAGGCTCTACGGCAACCTCGTTAACCACGAGCAAGACGCCGCAGACACTCGGATCCTCGGTGACCTTCAGTGCGGTGGTGACGAGCCCAAGCCCGAACATTACGGGCACGGTCAGCTTCTATGACGGCGGAACGTTGCTGGGTTCCCCTGCGGTCGATAGCACTACGGGAGCGGCTTCGCTGGCGACCTCGGCGCTTACCTTTGGTGGGCACACGATTACGGCGAAGTACTCGGGCGATAGCAATCACACGCTTTCGAGTTCCGTGGCTTTGCAGCAGCAGATTGTTCAGCCGACGACGAGCGTGATTACCTCCAGCTTGAATCCAGCGGTCTCCGGTGCAAGCGTGACGTTCACGGCCCACCTGAGTGGAGCGATCTCGACCGCACCCAGCGGCGCAGTCACGTTCCTCGATGGAGCCACGACACTCGGTGCGGGCACGCTTGACGCAAGCGGCACGGCAACGTTTACCACTACAGCGCTGGCTGTTGGTCCGCACAGCATTTCGATCAGCTACGCAGGCGATACGAACTATGCGACTACGACGTCTTCGGTGCTGACGCAGACCATCACCAACGCCGACACGCAGGTACTGCTGACGGCAAGCGCGAACCCCGCAACCTACGGCGCGCCTGTGGTGCTGACGGCGGCGATCACCTCGAACGGCGGCCTGGCTACCGGGAAGGTGAACTTCGTCGAAGGCTCCACGATCCTTGGTACGGCGGTGCTCGATGGCACCGGTGTCGGCACGCTTTCGATCTCGACGCTTGCGCCGGGCACGCATACGATCTCGGCGAACTATCTGGGTGATGGCAAGGCTGCGGCCTCTGCCTCCACGCCTTTGACGCTCGTCGTGCGCCAGGCGACCTCGGTCACGCTCACGTCGAACGCGAATCCTGCCCTGACGCTGAGCAGCATTACCTTCACGGCAACAGTAGCGAACGCCGGGCAGGACGTTGCGGCGGGTGTGGTGACGTTTACTGACGGCTCCACGACGCTGGGCTCCGCCACGCTGGATGGCACCGGGAACGCAGTGCTCACGCTGCCGCTGCTGGCTGCTGGATCGCACGCGGTGATTGCAACGTATGCCGGCAATGGAACGAACTTCGCCGCAACGTCGCCAACGATCACGCAGGTCGTAAACCTGCGGGCTACTTCGACGACGCTCACTGCAACGACGGACCCTAACAACAGCCAGCAGGTGACGCTGATTGCAGTGGTCCGCTACACCGGGCCGTCGGTGCCGACAGGCTCTATGACGTTCATGAACGGAAGCAATGACCGTGGGTACGGCGACGGTCGATAG
- a CDS encoding alkaline phosphatase family protein, with amino-acid sequence MLVNRSKWKQRHRAVLAASLLSLGSATLAAQTAGKTATPVVEAGAKSSRETAKYASDPQHEPSLSDAAKLALVRSKIKYVFILFQENRSFDFYFGSFPMARGLYSQPPAETPGFVQPFVNTDGTIGTITPFRIPSFITDKNGKRVPLYPEDVASLNHSHVAMVRKLALDKNNIPHNDQYALAEEGVKIEGGKPNRVPSLARKQFGELVMSHVDCDTAPFLWQWADRFTLFDGFFSTVIGPSGPNAIAMLSGQTGQTEWMLHPELGKPKNGTQLPLVSNAHPYWSLPLDAAGKPAAPKPNSEPRHAPNLTYASLPLSFMGSNIKQETAKDRDPGIDLRDVQEDLEKIAGHGTMPVNWGWYQQGYDHEPTDPAGIATHKEYVIHHNAPQYFGYVANNPDTSLHMHGLGEFFDDVANHHLPKDGVFYVRGGYGNIHGLKPADPNPRLAQVFYGNDDHPGYADTGISETLLAKEINAIAQSPYWDQSVILIAYDESDGLFDHMQPVVRNHMEDGSPLNQSTRIPFLLISPYGNTHVVSHERTEHSGIIRFVDDLFSLIPLADLPDEEHARELGKQRGLGPDMGPADDKVAGVGNLLSGFDNARLLGKRKPVPASYAIIPDNVAMSFPHYGGEGCKALSIKPTDADLPNPVPADFNPRPDVTPGDPRSGNWTP; translated from the coding sequence ATGCTCGTGAACCGATCGAAGTGGAAGCAGCGCCACCGGGCCGTATTGGCCGCCTCTCTGCTGTCGTTGGGCAGCGCCACGCTGGCCGCTCAAACAGCAGGCAAGACCGCGACACCTGTCGTCGAGGCAGGCGCCAAAAGCTCGCGCGAGACGGCAAAATACGCCTCCGACCCGCAGCACGAGCCTAGCCTGAGTGACGCCGCAAAGCTCGCCCTGGTTCGCAGCAAGATCAAGTACGTCTTCATCCTCTTTCAGGAGAACCGCTCCTTCGACTTCTACTTCGGCTCCTTCCCGATGGCTCGCGGCCTCTACTCGCAGCCGCCTGCCGAGACACCCGGCTTTGTACAACCGTTCGTCAACACCGACGGCACCATCGGTACCATCACCCCGTTCCGCATTCCCTCCTTCATCACCGACAAGAACGGCAAGCGCGTTCCGCTCTACCCAGAAGACGTCGCCTCGCTGAACCACTCGCACGTCGCCATGGTGCGCAAGCTGGCACTCGACAAGAACAACATTCCGCACAACGACCAGTACGCGCTCGCCGAAGAGGGCGTGAAGATCGAGGGCGGCAAGCCCAACCGCGTGCCCTCACTCGCGCGCAAGCAGTTCGGTGAGCTCGTGATGAGCCACGTTGACTGCGATACCGCGCCATTCCTGTGGCAGTGGGCGGACCGTTTCACCCTCTTCGACGGCTTCTTCAGTACCGTCATCGGGCCCTCCGGTCCAAACGCGATCGCGATGCTCTCCGGCCAGACCGGCCAGACCGAGTGGATGCTGCATCCGGAACTGGGCAAGCCGAAGAACGGCACACAGCTCCCGCTGGTGAGCAACGCGCATCCTTACTGGAGCCTTCCGCTCGACGCTGCCGGCAAGCCCGCCGCACCCAAGCCGAACAGTGAACCGCGCCACGCACCGAACCTCACCTACGCTTCCCTGCCCCTTTCGTTCATGGGCAGCAATATCAAGCAGGAGACAGCCAAGGACCGCGATCCCGGCATCGACCTGCGCGACGTGCAGGAAGACTTGGAGAAGATCGCCGGGCACGGCACCATGCCGGTGAACTGGGGCTGGTATCAGCAGGGCTACGATCATGAGCCCACCGACCCTGCAGGGATCGCGACCCACAAAGAGTATGTGATCCACCACAACGCGCCGCAGTACTTTGGCTACGTCGCCAACAACCCAGACACCAGCCTGCACATGCATGGTCTCGGTGAGTTCTTTGACGACGTCGCCAACCATCACCTGCCCAAGGACGGCGTCTTCTACGTTCGCGGCGGCTACGGCAACATCCACGGCTTGAAGCCCGCCGACCCGAACCCGCGCCTGGCGCAGGTCTTCTACGGCAACGACGATCACCCCGGATACGCCGACACTGGCATCAGCGAAACGCTGCTCGCGAAAGAGATCAACGCCATCGCGCAAAGCCCCTACTGGGACCAGAGCGTGATCCTGATCGCGTACGACGAAAGCGATGGCCTCTTCGACCACATGCAGCCCGTCGTTCGCAACCACATGGAGGACGGCTCGCCGCTGAACCAGAGCACGCGCATCCCCTTCCTGCTGATCTCGCCTTACGGAAACACGCACGTCGTCTCGCACGAGCGCACCGAACACAGCGGCATCATTCGCTTCGTCGACGACCTCTTCAGCCTGATCCCGCTCGCCGACCTGCCCGACGAAGAGCACGCCCGCGAGCTGGGCAAACAGCGCGGACTTGGCCCCGACATGGGCCCCGCCGACGACAAGGTTGCGGGAGTCGGCAACCTGCTTTCGGGCTTCGACAACGCCCGCCTGCTGGGCAAGCGCAAGCCCGTTCCCGCGTCATACGCGATCATTCCCGATAACGTCGCGATGAGCTTCCCGCACTACGGCGGCGAGGGCTGCAAGGCCCTGAGCATCAAACCCACAGACGCCGACCTGCCCAACCCCGTTCCTGCAGACTTCAATCCGCGACCGGACGTTACGCCGGGCGATCCGCGCTCGGGAAACTGGACACCATAA